From the genome of Pseudomonas sp. AB6, one region includes:
- a CDS encoding Rha family transcriptional regulator, producing MNLITSNALTMSSQEIADLVEARHDSVKRTIERLAEKGTIQLPPLVEVKNHLGQTVEQYVFSDEKGKRDSIVVVAQLSPEFTAALVDRWQALEDKASRPMTQAEITAANANHLVSVERQQLQQQAAIERIERRVEIIAEQRVWDHCPQNCAPLGRIKQSMSKRFGLSGPTVAFVLQQWPHLPKQAGMVRNGHEEAKGSQYVVWHKTDVLAAFNRFVSESQMVTATQATNPYFEGRFRLVQQAQS from the coding sequence ATGAACCTGATCACCTCCAACGCCTTGACCATGTCGTCGCAGGAAATCGCCGACCTTGTCGAGGCTCGCCACGACAGCGTGAAGCGAACTATCGAGCGGCTGGCAGAGAAGGGCACTATTCAACTCCCACCATTGGTGGAAGTTAAGAATCACCTCGGGCAGACCGTTGAGCAATACGTGTTTTCTGATGAGAAGGGGAAGCGCGACTCAATTGTGGTCGTCGCCCAGCTCTCTCCGGAGTTCACGGCAGCACTCGTTGATCGTTGGCAGGCACTCGAAGACAAAGCGTCTCGGCCAATGACCCAAGCCGAAATCACTGCCGCCAACGCAAACCACCTGGTGTCCGTCGAACGGCAACAGTTGCAGCAGCAGGCGGCAATCGAGCGCATCGAGCGCAGGGTTGAAATCATCGCAGAGCAGCGAGTTTGGGATCACTGTCCGCAAAACTGCGCCCCTCTTGGCCGCATCAAACAATCCATGAGCAAGCGTTTCGGCCTTTCCGGGCCGACGGTAGCGTTCGTACTGCAACAGTGGCCACACCTCCCGAAACAGGCGGGCATGGTCCGCAATGGACATGAAGAGGCGAAGGGAAGTCAATACGTCGTGTGGCACAAAACCGACGTGCTGGCAGCGTTCAATCGCTTTGTAAGCGAGTCGCAAATGGTTA